From a region of the Arachis ipaensis cultivar K30076 chromosome B09, Araip1.1, whole genome shotgun sequence genome:
- the LOC107617654 gene encoding F-box/LRR-repeat protein 10 → MEMEVSLDELPSALLATIMTKLDIASICSLASTSSTFRSCAKHILSFLPTFHLLDIAPSGELLRPLLPPNRSLKSLKVDCGRLDDSAIPVLLKPSLHELCLHNCADFSGKLLSEIGTRCKDLRSLYLGSVAEKRGRAIHINDLEELLSSCSQLEALILMFDVSLFLRHNFARVWASASEKLTSLEIGYISAVTVTELLSPNLGSHQSLNPVQSSVLPRIQKLCLSVDYITDAMVGTISKGLPLLTHLDLRDAPLIEPRVTFDLTNAGLQQINQLGRLKHLSLVRSQEFLITYFRRVNDLGLLLMADKCANMESICLGGFCRVTDTGFKTILHSCSRLCKFKVTYGTHLTDLVFHDISATSLTLTHVSLRWCNLLTNHAVYSLASNKELKALDLRDCRSLGDEALRAIGSLPKLKMLLLDGSDITDAGLSYLRPSVINSLFVLSLRGCKRLTDKCITVLFDGCGMLELRELDLSNLPSLSDNGVLLLAKSRIRFSELRMRQCPLIGDTSIMALASMQVDEAGWHGSSLRLLDLYNCGGITPLAFRWLKKPYFPRLKWLGVTGSVNRDMVDALATSRPFLHVACHGEELGADPYDISDGLYTHDYDEVDEFEQWLLEADVNSEDEEMGDAENNEVLAV, encoded by the exons ATGGAAATGGAGGTGAGCCTGGATGAGCTTCCTTCGGCTCTTCTGGCCACCATAATGACCAAGCTCGACATCGCTTCAATCTGCTCCTTGGCTTCAACTTCCTCCACCTTCCGCTCCTGCGCCAAACACATCCTCTCTTTCCTTCCCACTTTCCATCTCTTG GATATTGCGCCTTCTGGGGAGTTGCTGAGGCCATTGCTACCACCAAATCGGAGCCTGAAGAGCCTCAAGGTTGATTGTGGTCGCCTTGACGATTCTGCTATACCTGTTCTGCTGAAACCCTCGTTGCATGAACTTTGCCTGCATAACTGTGCTGATTTTAGTGGCAAGCTTCTTTCTGAGATTGGGACCCGTTGCAAGGATCTAAG GTCTCTCTACTTGGGTTCGGTAGCAGAAAAAAGAGGGAGGGCCATTCATATTAATGATCTGGAGGAGTTACTCAGCAGCTGCTCCCAGTTGGAA GCACTTATCCTGATGTTTGATGTCTCTCTCTTTCTTCGCCACAACTTTGCTCGAGTTTGGGCTTCTGCCTCTGAGAAACTCACTTCTCTTGAAATTGGTTACATTTCTGCAGTTACAGTGACTGAACTGCTTAGCCCAAATTTGGGGTCCCATCAGTCCTTAAATCCTGTTCAATCATCAGTATTGCCAAGAATTCAGAAACTATGCCTTTCAGTAGACTATATAACCGATGCTATGGTTGGTACTATATCCAAAGGTCTCCCCTTGTTGACTCATTTGGATCTTCGAGATGCACCACTTATTGAACCAAGAGTTACTTTTGATCTAACCAATGCTGGCCTTCAACAAATTAATCAGCTTGGGAGATTGAAACATCTTTCATTGGTTCGAAGCCAAGAATTCCTGATTACTTACTTTCGAAGAGTAAATGATCTAGGATTACTTCTAATGGCTGACAAATGTGCAAACATGGAGAGCATATGTCTTGGTGGCTTCTGTCGTGTCACAGATACCGGTTTCAAAACTATCCTACATTCGTGCTCACGCTTATGCAAGTTTAAGGTCACTTATGGGACTCATTTAACTGATCTAGTTTTTCATGATATTTCTGCAACGTCCCTTACCTTGACACACGTGAGCTTGAGGTGGTGCAATCTGTTAACAAACCATGCAGTATATAGTTTGGCATCAAACAAGGAGCTTAAAGCCCTTGACTTGAGAGATTGTAGAAGCCTGGGGGATGAAGCTCTACGGGCCATTGGCTCTCTTCCAAAACTGAAAATGTTACTATTAGATGGGTCTGATATAACTGATGCTGGACTTTCTTACTTAAGACCATCTGTTATCAATTCGCTGTTCGTGTTGTCTCTCCGAGGGTGCAAGAGACTCACAGACAAATGCATCACGGTCCTATTTGATGGCTGTGGTATGCTGGAATTGCGAGAACTGGACCTATCCAATCTTCCTAGCCTATCAGATAATGGAGTTTTGCTGCTGGCAAAGAGTCGGATTCGCTTTTCCGAACTCCGGATGCGGCAGTGCCCTCTGATTGGCGATACTTCAATCATGGCATTAGCTTCAATGCAGGTTGATGAGGCTGGATGGCATGGAAGCAGTCTGCGCTTATTGGATCTTTACAACTGTGGTGGCATTACACCACTAGCATTTCGGTGGTTAAAGAAACCGTATTTCCCAAGGCTTAAATGGTTGGGAGTGACTGGAAGCGTTAATAGGGACATGGTAGATGCTTTAGCTACAAGTAGACCTTTCTTGCATGTAGCATGCCATGGTGAGGAGCTTGGGGCTGATCCTTATGATATCTCAGATGGTTTATACACCCATGATTACGATGAGGTGGACGAATTTGAGCAGTGGCTTCTTGAAGCTGATGTCAATAGCGAGGATGAAGAAATGGGTGATGCTGAAAATAATGAAGTACTGGCTGTGTAA